From one Rhopalosiphum padi isolate XX-2018 chromosome 2, ASM2088224v1, whole genome shotgun sequence genomic stretch:
- the LOC132921102 gene encoding dolichyl-diphosphooligosaccharide--protein glycosyltransferase subunit 2, with protein sequence MKFVFLFFVATGCLCFSSSLSVDTYLTSRDKDQLKSVLLTGLESENLSDVFYAVSGLQQLDQQIPDAQAVCNKLVKFAGKSKSLDSVYFSTSAWKAIATCSGKLVVDESVQDVYAMLEKKDIRDVHMSDLYFGVSILSNLNLKPKDITKLINIIKRKMKPDDTITDFGYSIHLLASLGPDGRFAFNRLSDAIMQVDQVDRKFLQFEGGLSVTALVLTGVYKFCDAVQCNTSFPIQNDQALMFSNYLLSRKSVQTPKGAYFLLSALKTLSNNKYHLPIAATLVKPMGDLDDTQKILSVRFTNLLGEPLPTSLSVGVESAMLNNKVVMSKNKFKSTTDKTVYELEFNEPDLSIGIYSIVISATPLEKVKIPLLGNTAIPLEVKVSASSVNIVDFKVGTTDNDQQTGPSFQSLKYGEKLSTQLKADHMQRIIVRFAIKDNLVKKHVQVHQAFIRFTNIKTGSQSVFVAELDSQNNYKLDMDLGVKSVSFKHMSGLYSMDLIIGDSLLKKPIVWHFSDIKLKFSEVESDVSESFADFYKPKKLISHTFREPESRPPHVVSLLFTVLSLAPLLVLFVLWARLGVNIKNFPFNLSAIGFHLALASIFILFGMFWVYLDMFITLKYLFFLGISTFLFGNRLLSYIARRRNK encoded by the exons ATGAAATTTG tatttttgttcTTTGTGGCAACTGGTTGTCTGTGTTTTTCTTCAAGTCTATCTGTTGATACATACTTGACATCTAGAGACAAAGACCAACTAAAGAGTGTACTGCTCACGGGCTTAGAATCTGAAAATTTGTCTGATGTCTTCTATGCTGTGTCAGGATTGCAACAGCTTGATCAACAAATACCTGATGCTCAA gccgtctgtaataaattagtaaaatttgctgggaaatcaaaatcattagattctgtatatttttcaacaagTGCATGGAAAGCAATTGCCACATGTTCAGGCAAATTAGTTGTTGATGAATCAGTCcaa gaTGTTTATGCTATGTTGGAGAAGAAAGATATTAGAGATGTCCACATGTCTGATTTATACTTTGGTGTCAGTATTTTGAGTAATCTTAATCTTAAACCCAAGGATATtactaaacttataaatatcataaaaaggaAAATGAAACCCGATGACACTATTACTGA ttttgGGTATTCAATTCATTTATTGGCAAGTCTTGGCCCAGATGGACGTTTTGCTTTCAATCGTTTGTCTGATGCCATTATGCAAGTTGATCAGGTTGATcgtaaatttttacaatttgaagGAGGCTTGTCTGTTACtg ctcTTGTGTTGACTGGAGTATACAAATTCTGTGATGCAGTGCAATGTAATACTTCATTTCCAATTCAAAATGATCAAGCTCTGATGTTTAGTAATTATCTTTTGTCTCGTAAATCCGTACAAACACCCAAGGGAGCCTATTTCTTGCTTAGTGCTCTTAAAACATTGTCCAATAACAAA tacCACTTGCCTATTGCTGCTACACTTGTAAAACCAATGGGTGATCTAGATGATACACAAAAAATACTGTCTGTGCGTTTTACTAATTTGCTCGGAGAACCACTGCCGACATCTCTTTCTGTTGGCGTTGAATCAGCAATGTTAAATAACAAAGTTGTTATGTCTAAAAATAAGTTCAAATCTACTACTGATAA GACTGTATATGAATTAGAATTTAATGAACCAGATTTATCTATTGGAAtctatagtatagtaataaGTGCTACCCCATTAGAAAAAGTCAAGATTCCACTTTTGGGCAATACAGCTATTCCACTTGAGGTAAAAGTATCAGCTTCTTCAGTGaatattgttgattttaaaGTTGGTACAACTGATAATGATCAACAAACAGGCCCATCATTCCAAAG tttgaaatatGGTGAAAAGTTGTCAACTCAATTAAAAGCAGACCACATGCAAAGAATTATAGTACGCTTTGCTATTAAAGATAATTTAGTTAAGAAACATGTACAAGTACACCAAGCATTTATTAGGTTTACAAATATTAAGACTGGTTCTCAAAGTGTATTTGTCGCTGAATTGGActctcaaaataattataaattggatATG GATTTAGGCGTTAAATCAGTATCATTCAAACATATGTCTGGTTTATATTCTATGGATTTAATTATTGGTGATTCCCTGTTGAAAAAGCCTATAGTTTGGCATTTTAgtgatataaaattgaaattttctgaAGTTGAATCAGATGTATCTGAATCTTTTGCAGATTTTTATAAgccgaaaaaattaatttct CATACTTTTAGAGAACCTGAGTCTAGACCACCTCATGTTGTATCCCTGCTTTTTACCGTATTATCTCTTGCGCCGTTGTTGGTTCTTTTTGTTCTG TGGGCTCGTTTGggagttaatattaaaaacttccCTTTCAATTTAAGTGCCATAGGATTTCATTTGGCATTAGCTA gtatattcatattatttggtATGTTTTGGGTATATCTAGATATGTTCATAACattgaagtatttattttttctgggAATTTCGACATTCTTATTTGGTAACCGATTACTATCATACATTGCAAGAAGAAGAAACAAATAA
- the LOC132921997 gene encoding STAM-binding protein, whose translation MSHNLTNSEDINEDILPPEKRIQTLLLLSSKIELNTNIAARKYYRSGREMISMADVYTKENNLEQAYILYMRFMTLFLETINEHPDYKNVPIEERNLNYRALREVLPIAENIKTKLLEQYSTEYELCQERKALQEFKEKRDKKLLSLEKNDTPSIQNVTQKHLNTISNNTTVPELNNTYLNNPTSFELRPSDHSEHNLINFNELDDNTLPSNIPTHSNSKIEFNQHKPIVDRSTKPMLYKNTTCPYNLRQIIVPGNLTKRFLEQAQRNTFNNLETCGILAGKLSSNCLIVTHLMIPKQSGTSDSCTTMNEEDIFEFQDKQDLITLGWIHTHPTQTSFMSSVDLHTQYSYQLMMPEAIAIVCAPKYNESNFFFLTPYHGLQVIADCKFFSGFHTHNTDGDIYAIAEHYVLDDNLLVNVVDFR comes from the exons atgagTCATAATCTAACTAATAGTGAAGATATTAATGAAGACATACTACCGCCAGAAAAAAGAATTCAAACATTATTGTTGTTGAGTTCTAAAATTGAGTTAAACACGAATATAGCAGCTAGAAA ATATTACCGATCAGGGCGAGAGATGATTAGTATGGCTGATGTATAtacaaaagaaaacaatttggAACAAGCATACATTCTTTACATGCGATTTATGAc attatttttggaAACTATTAATGAACATCCTGATTACAAAAATGTACCAATTGAAGAACGCAATTTAAATTATCGGGCTCTCCGCGAAGTCCTCCCAATagcagaaaatataaaaactaaattattagaaCAATATAGTACTGAATATGAATTGTGTCAAGAACGAAAa gcATTACaagaatttaaagaaaaacgtgataaaaaattattaagtttagaaaaaaatgatacGCCATCTATTCAAAATGTCactcaaaaacatttaaatacaatttcaaataataccACAGTACCTGaactaaataatacttatttaaataatcctaCATCATTTGAATtaag accATCAGATCATTCAGAAcacaatttaatcaattttaatgaaTTGGATGATAATACTCTACCATcaaatatacctacacattcaaattcaaaaatagaATTCAATCA acataaacCTATTGTTGATAGAAGTACCAAACCAATGTTGTACAAGAACACTACATGTCCGTACAATCTTCGCCAAATAATAGTTCCAGGCAATTTAACTAAAAGATTCCTCGAACAAGCACAACGGaatacattcaataatttagAAACTTGTGGCATATTAGCAGgaaaattg agttCTAACTGTTTAATTGTCACTCATTTAATGATTCCAAAACAAAGTGGTACATCAGATTCATGTACTACAATGAATGAAGAagacatttttgaatttcaagACAAGCAAGATCTTATTACTTTAGGATGGATACAT ACTCATCCAACACAAACTTCTTTTATGTCAAGTGTAGATTTACATACACAATATTCATATCAGTTAATGATGCCAGAAGCTATTGCAATTGTCTGTGCACCTAAATATAatga atcAAATTTCTTCTTTTTGACGCCTTATCATGGATTACAAGTTATAGCCGATTGCAAATTTTTCAGTGGTTTCCATACACATAACACAGATGGTGATATTTATGcc